The following are encoded in a window of Pseudomonadota bacterium genomic DNA:
- a CDS encoding efflux RND transporter periplasmic adaptor subunit, which translates to MTTKSVLKAVIPLGVIVGAVMITMTLVSLRPPPIQVEPEKSAPIVEVVPAKTAPMAYRVQSQGILRPLTRTTVVAEVSGKIEWVSERYVVGGYFDANELLLRIDPSDYAAALKQAEATLAGRQAQLAQEQARAEQASKDWRQLEGRRGNQAPALVLREPQLAEAKANVLAAEADLDRARRNLQRTEIRMPYRGLVEAKDADVGQYVTPGGRLGVTFSTAVAEIRLPLSSDDLAFVDLPAVGETGGQGSLVRLRATLAGQQSERLAQIVRSEQVFDERARVIYAVAQVEDPYNLEGPSSTPAFPIGTFVSADIEGVDAGAVIALPRSTLRDSGEVLVANQQNKLEIRPVTVARADAQNVYIKAGLRDGERVITTAVDLPIPGTELRIQGGTQIPALEFPTVPTPASGKSLPKTRAEDRG; encoded by the coding sequence ATGACTACTAAGAGCGTGTTAAAAGCCGTTATCCCCTTGGGCGTTATCGTTGGCGCGGTGATGATCACAATGACGCTGGTCAGTCTGCGTCCTCCGCCCATCCAGGTAGAGCCCGAGAAAAGTGCACCGATTGTTGAGGTGGTTCCGGCAAAGACGGCACCGATGGCCTATCGCGTGCAGTCCCAGGGAATATTACGGCCGCTGACGCGCACGACGGTTGTCGCTGAGGTCTCCGGCAAAATTGAGTGGGTGTCGGAGCGGTACGTCGTCGGCGGGTACTTCGACGCCAACGAGCTGCTGCTGCGGATCGATCCCAGCGATTACGCGGCCGCCTTAAAGCAGGCTGAGGCAACACTCGCTGGCCGGCAGGCGCAGCTTGCCCAGGAGCAGGCCCGCGCGGAGCAAGCCAGTAAAGACTGGCGGCAGCTTGAAGGCCGGCGAGGCAATCAGGCGCCGGCGCTCGTGCTGCGCGAACCGCAGCTGGCGGAAGCGAAGGCCAACGTGCTGGCCGCGGAGGCCGACCTGGACCGGGCACGCCGAAATCTGCAGCGGACCGAGATTCGGATGCCTTACCGCGGTCTCGTTGAAGCCAAAGACGCGGATGTTGGTCAGTACGTCACCCCAGGCGGCCGCCTGGGGGTGACCTTTTCGACTGCGGTTGCCGAAATCCGCCTGCCGCTGTCCAGTGACGATCTGGCTTTCGTCGACCTGCCGGCGGTTGGCGAGACCGGCGGGCAAGGATCGTTAGTGCGTCTTCGGGCGACGCTTGCGGGGCAGCAAAGCGAACGACTGGCGCAGATTGTTCGAAGCGAGCAGGTGTTCGACGAGCGGGCGAGGGTGATCTACGCCGTAGCCCAGGTCGAAGACCCGTATAACCTCGAAGGCCCGTCGAGCACACCAGCGTTTCCTATCGGCACTTTTGTGTCGGCGGACATCGAGGGTGTCGACGCGGGAGCGGTGATCGCGCTACCACGCTCGACGCTTCGTGATTCTGGCGAGGTCCTCGTTGCCAATCAGCAAAACAAGCTTGAGATCCGTCCGGTCACGGTCGCCCGCGCAGACGCGCAAAACGTTTACATCAAGGCTGGGCTGCGCGACGGCGAGCGGGTGATTACGACAGCGGTTGACCTGCCCATCCCGGGCACTGAGCTGCGCATCCAGGGCGGGACTCAGATCCCCGCGCTTGAGTTTCCGACGGTGCCGACGCCTGCCAGCGGAAAATCCCTGCCGAAAACGCGCGCGGAGGATCGAGGATGA
- a CDS encoding efflux RND transporter permease subunit, with product MNQLNWYESIITWFARNPVAANLLMAVLLLGGLYTAATIKKELNPRLEINVIQVRVEYLGAGPLEVEKSVCVKLEEALQDLVGITELACRAYDGVGVVSVDVDPAYDMAEMQDEVQSRVDNIATFPEQTERPVVTRARFEQPVMWLSVYGDVSERTLYEYAKTLRDDMLALPKITRVEVIGARPYEISLEVSEDTLQGYNITFDELTAAVRRSSLDLPGGAIRTDSGDVLLRATGQAYVGRDFEKLVVRTNRDGTRVLLGDVARVRDGFEEVEAYSQHNGKQAIAVRVLSVGQQSELELGETVRNYVQALQAELPDGISVDYWADVTYYLDGRLDMMVKNLLSGAILVFLVLTLFLRLKLAFWVMVGLPVAFMGAFFVMPAAGVTINMTSLFGFILVLGIVVDDAIVIGESAYTHIRRDGHSEASVVDGVLRVAIPATFGVLTTMAAFFPILTIDGVFGQFLAPIGWVVVLCLAFSLVESKLILPAHLVHMKLPPPSTPEQQRSGTLRQRVLNAQRKFSDGLKRFAERRYVPLLKAALRQRYTTLALFLGMLIISVGLLMAGFVRTVLLPEVPGDYIQADLLMAEGTPPRQTQEAMDRVQRALWEVDTTLSQRYGMEPGSVVGTLFAFTDSDVAGTMIVELKRNEGVGSLLREVTEGWRERAGEIAGARYLSFSDAGGPNAGADISFQLVGRDRDLLARASKELEAKVRSYAGVFDVRNSLETGGREIKLRLKPEAEALGLTLQDLARQVRQGFYGEEVQRVQRGSDEVKVMLRYPKAERDSIGYLEQMRVRTADGDAVPFASVATVEYGRGPIRILRFDRQRAVSVTAEVDTENFESWPINQELRDRVIPEILSRYPGVQYVLSGGLREAQRLTVSIVNGSLVAVFLIYALMAIPLRSYAQPLLIMSVIPFGVIGAIFGHWLLGDAISIISAFGIIALAGVVVNDSLILVDYINRRVRDGMALQDAIVAAGARRFRPILLTSMTTFLGLAPIVFFEKSLQAAFIIPMATSLAFGIVFATVITLFLIPTLCLVLDDVKNLFHRSPKPLDGIGASSDPAA from the coding sequence ATGAATCAGCTCAACTGGTATGAGTCGATTATCACCTGGTTTGCCCGAAATCCGGTTGCCGCAAACCTGCTGATGGCCGTGCTTTTGCTCGGTGGCCTCTACACGGCCGCGACCATCAAAAAAGAGCTGAATCCTCGTCTGGAAATCAACGTGATCCAGGTGCGGGTTGAGTACCTTGGCGCAGGCCCGCTGGAGGTGGAGAAAAGCGTTTGCGTCAAGCTCGAAGAAGCGCTTCAGGACCTGGTCGGCATCACCGAGCTTGCCTGCCGCGCGTACGATGGCGTCGGCGTTGTCTCCGTCGATGTCGATCCGGCCTACGACATGGCGGAAATGCAGGACGAGGTACAGAGCCGCGTCGACAACATCGCCACCTTTCCCGAGCAAACCGAGAGACCGGTGGTTACCCGCGCACGCTTCGAACAGCCCGTGATGTGGCTGTCGGTGTACGGTGACGTCAGCGAACGAACGCTTTATGAGTACGCCAAGACGCTGCGCGACGACATGCTGGCGCTTCCGAAGATCACGCGGGTTGAGGTGATTGGCGCCAGGCCCTATGAGATCTCGCTAGAGGTCTCTGAAGATACGCTGCAGGGCTACAACATCACCTTCGACGAGCTGACGGCAGCGGTCAGGCGAAGCTCGCTTGACCTTCCGGGTGGGGCAATCCGGACCGACAGCGGAGACGTGCTGCTGCGCGCCACGGGCCAGGCGTACGTCGGCCGCGACTTCGAGAAGCTGGTGGTGCGGACCAACCGCGATGGGACTCGGGTGCTGCTGGGTGACGTGGCCCGGGTGCGTGACGGGTTCGAAGAAGTTGAAGCCTATTCACAGCACAACGGGAAGCAGGCGATTGCGGTGCGCGTCCTATCGGTGGGCCAGCAGTCGGAGCTTGAGCTTGGCGAGACGGTCAGGAACTACGTGCAGGCCCTGCAGGCTGAGTTGCCGGACGGTATCTCCGTCGACTACTGGGCGGATGTCACCTACTACCTCGATGGTCGACTCGACATGATGGTGAAAAATCTGCTGAGCGGCGCGATTTTGGTCTTTCTGGTGCTCACGCTGTTCCTGCGCCTCAAGCTCGCCTTCTGGGTCATGGTCGGACTGCCGGTCGCCTTTATGGGGGCGTTCTTCGTGATGCCCGCGGCCGGGGTTACCATCAACATGACCAGCTTGTTCGGCTTCATTTTGGTGCTGGGTATCGTCGTCGACGATGCCATTGTCATCGGCGAGAGCGCCTATACCCACATTCGTCGGGATGGGCACAGCGAAGCGAGCGTGGTCGACGGGGTCCTGCGGGTTGCAATTCCAGCCACTTTCGGCGTGTTGACGACCATGGCTGCGTTTTTTCCCATCCTCACCATCGACGGCGTTTTCGGGCAGTTCCTGGCGCCAATCGGCTGGGTGGTCGTGCTTTGCCTTGCCTTCTCGCTGGTCGAGTCGAAGCTGATTCTGCCGGCCCACCTCGTGCACATGAAGCTCCCGCCGCCCTCGACGCCCGAGCAGCAACGAAGCGGAACGCTGCGCCAGCGCGTGCTGAACGCCCAGCGCAAGTTCAGCGACGGCCTCAAACGCTTTGCCGAGCGGCGCTATGTGCCGCTGCTAAAAGCGGCTCTACGTCAACGTTACACCACGCTCGCCCTGTTCCTGGGCATGCTGATTATCAGCGTGGGTCTTCTGATGGCGGGTTTTGTCCGGACGGTGCTTCTGCCCGAGGTGCCCGGGGACTACATCCAGGCGGATCTGCTGATGGCGGAAGGCACGCCGCCCCGGCAAACGCAGGAGGCCATGGACCGCGTTCAGCGCGCGTTGTGGGAAGTCGATACGACACTGAGCCAGCGCTACGGCATGGAGCCGGGCAGCGTGGTCGGAACGCTGTTTGCCTTCACCGACTCCGACGTCGCCGGCACGATGATCGTGGAGCTGAAGCGAAACGAGGGTGTCGGGTCACTGCTGCGGGAGGTCACGGAAGGCTGGCGTGAGCGCGCCGGTGAGATCGCCGGCGCCAGGTATTTGAGCTTTTCCGACGCAGGCGGTCCGAACGCCGGGGCTGACATCTCCTTTCAGCTGGTCGGGCGCGACCGCGACCTGCTGGCTCGAGCCTCCAAAGAGCTCGAGGCCAAGGTGCGAAGCTACGCCGGCGTGTTCGATGTCCGCAACTCCCTTGAAACCGGCGGCCGCGAAATTAAGCTGAGGCTGAAACCCGAGGCAGAGGCTCTAGGGCTGACGCTGCAGGATCTTGCGCGACAGGTGCGGCAGGGTTTTTATGGCGAGGAGGTTCAGCGCGTTCAGCGTGGCAGTGATGAGGTGAAGGTCATGCTCCGCTACCCGAAAGCTGAACGAGACTCGATCGGCTATCTGGAGCAAATGCGGGTCCGCACGGCTGACGGGGATGCGGTGCCATTTGCCAGCGTTGCCACGGTGGAATATGGACGGGGGCCGATTCGGATTTTACGTTTTGATCGGCAACGCGCGGTTAGCGTGACCGCTGAGGTGGATACGGAGAACTTTGAATCCTGGCCTATCAACCAGGAGCTTCGCGATCGGGTCATTCCCGAGATTCTGTCTCGTTACCCAGGCGTGCAGTACGTGCTGTCAGGCGGACTGCGAGAGGCTCAGCGACTGACGGTCAGCATCGTCAACGGGTCGCTGGTCGCCGTGTTCCTGATCTACGCACTCATGGCGATTCCGCTGCGCTCCTACGCGCAGCCTTTGCTGATCATGTCGGTAATCCCATTCGGCGTGATCGGCGCCATCTTCGGGCACTGGCTGCTGGGTGACGCCATCAGCATCATCTCGGCCTTCGGCATCATTGCGCTCGCGGGTGTCGTGGTAAACGACAGCCTGATCTTGGTGGACTACATCAATCGCCGAGTTCGTGATGGCATGGCGTTGCAGGATGCCATTGTCGCCGCTGGCGCTCGCCGCTTCCGGCCGATCCTTCTGACGTCGATGACGACCTTTCTTGGACTGGCGCCCATTGTGTTTTTCGAGAAAAGCCTGCAGGCGGCGTTCATTATCCCCATGGCAACGTCCCTGGCGTTCGGCATAGTCTTTGCCACCGTCATAACGCTGTTCTTGATTCCGACGCTTTGTCTTGTGCTCGATGACGTCAAAAACCTCTTTCACCGCTCGCCAAAGCCGCTAGACGGTATTGGTGCTTCATCCGATCCAGCGGCGTAG
- the azu gene encoding azurin, translating into MRTLLLLFMLALGQTAFAACDVTITAGDGIAYDKTIIEVERSCESVTVTLKHTGSLPRNAMGHNWVLSKSGDLDAVAQAGLGAGLENNYVPPGDARVLANTTVVGGGEETSVTFSLAELPDAEYAFFCSFPGHWAIMKGVLKIT; encoded by the coding sequence ATGCGAACACTTTTGCTGCTTTTTATGCTGGCCCTAGGTCAAACGGCTTTTGCGGCCTGCGACGTGACGATCACCGCCGGTGACGGAATCGCTTATGACAAGACCATAATTGAGGTGGAACGGAGCTGCGAATCGGTGACCGTCACGCTTAAACATACGGGCTCGCTGCCCCGCAACGCGATGGGCCATAACTGGGTGCTGTCAAAGTCTGGCGATCTGGACGCGGTGGCCCAGGCCGGACTCGGCGCCGGGCTCGAAAACAACTACGTGCCCCCCGGCGACGCGCGAGTACTGGCCAACACAACCGTTGTTGGCGGCGGCGAAGAAACCAGCGTCACGTTCTCCCTGGCCGAACTGCCCGACGCCGAATACGCGTTCTTCTGCTCGTTTCCCGGGCATTGGGCGATCATGAAGGGCGTCTTAAAGATCACCTGA